In Candidatus Tanganyikabacteria bacterium, a single window of DNA contains:
- a CDS encoding glycosyltransferase family 39 protein: MRRYLPYLGLAGLLAIFWVWTHDYMLPGYTGLFNDDATYFTSARAMAEGRGYVVGWATPPYPADRYPIGYPAWLALFWTFPLALLETRVRMAQEANILLATLFLLVSFLFAYRKLGLPAWACLAGIGLAALSPFCLYYTPTLMSDLPAALCLVAGLWLVVRYVEKPGFWRVAAAGAVTALAVLVRYQAGVLLIVGVAYLLWQRRFKAAAAYGGLTLALLAPWIWWVASNHAFGYASQIGHVTFGTWTMRALTLLFSSAYMFLQGIPSFLWQRQFLTRFPFRTNIALDDPVFILVGLAISGLILAGIVLAMRRKELRLPGALVLGTLALVLVWQTGFLNLGEHLTVRLILSVAPLMLVFAFVGWADGLAQAHRPFRILAATALGLAVVINGAAAFTLWQKMKVRTVPDMIGDRYRLQALVSEFARQVPEDVLAGSNFEPLFHLITGRPCTGAPNSPKLLAAQILTEPRLRFLVMVPSPVGTRDLTIEAIRAINRRFPRLIYTIEGSDGQPTGVFRIERSAIDKAPVLEDDEDLPAKQEPPRE; the protein is encoded by the coding sequence TTGAGAAGATACCTTCCCTACCTGGGGCTCGCCGGCCTGCTGGCGATCTTCTGGGTCTGGACGCACGACTACATGCTCCCGGGTTACACCGGGCTGTTCAACGACGACGCGACCTACTTCACCTCGGCCCGCGCCATGGCCGAGGGCAGAGGCTACGTGGTCGGCTGGGCGACGCCGCCCTACCCGGCAGACCGGTACCCGATCGGCTATCCCGCGTGGTTGGCGCTCTTCTGGACCTTTCCGCTCGCCCTGCTGGAGACGCGGGTGCGCATGGCCCAGGAGGCCAACATCCTCCTGGCCACGCTCTTCCTGCTGGTCAGCTTCCTCTTCGCGTACCGCAAGCTGGGCCTCCCGGCCTGGGCATGCCTGGCCGGTATCGGCCTGGCGGCCCTGTCGCCGTTCTGCCTCTACTACACTCCGACCCTGATGTCGGACCTCCCCGCGGCGCTGTGCCTGGTAGCGGGACTCTGGCTCGTCGTGCGCTACGTCGAGAAGCCGGGGTTCTGGCGCGTCGCCGCGGCCGGCGCCGTCACGGCCCTGGCTGTCCTGGTCCGGTACCAGGCCGGGGTCCTCCTCATCGTGGGGGTCGCGTACCTGCTTTGGCAGCGCCGCTTCAAGGCGGCCGCGGCCTACGGCGGGCTGACCCTGGCGCTGCTCGCCCCGTGGATCTGGTGGGTCGCCTCGAACCACGCCTTCGGCTATGCCAGCCAGATCGGCCACGTGACCTTCGGGACCTGGACGATGCGGGCGCTGACCCTGCTGTTCTCGAGCGCGTACATGTTCTTGCAGGGCATCCCGTCCTTCCTCTGGCAGCGGCAGTTCCTCACCAGGTTCCCGTTCCGCACGAACATCGCGCTGGACGATCCCGTCTTCATCCTGGTCGGCCTGGCGATCTCCGGCCTGATCCTCGCGGGTATCGTCCTGGCGATGCGGCGCAAGGAGTTGCGCCTGCCCGGCGCCTTGGTGCTAGGGACCCTGGCCCTCGTGCTGGTATGGCAGACCGGCTTCCTGAACCTCGGCGAGCACCTCACGGTCCGGCTGATCCTGTCGGTCGCGCCGCTCATGCTGGTCTTCGCATTCGTCGGCTGGGCCGACGGCCTCGCGCAGGCCCACCGGCCGTTCCGCATCCTGGCGGCGACCGCTCTGGGCCTTGCCGTCGTGATCAACGGCGCCGCGGCTTTCACGCTGTGGCAGAAGATGAAGGTGCGGACCGTCCCCGACATGATCGGCGACCGGTACCGCTTGCAGGCCCTTGTCAGCGAGTTCGCGCGCCAGGTTCCCGAGGACGTGCTGGCCGGCAGCAACTTCGAACCGCTGTTCCACCTCATCACCGGCAGGCCCTGCACGGGTGCCCCCAACAGTCCCAAGCTACTCGCGGCGCAGATCCTCACCGAGCCCAGGCTCCGCTTCCTGGTCATGGTGCCTTCGCCGGTGGGCACGCGCGACCTGACCATCGAGGCGATACGGGCGATCAACCGGCGCTTCCCGCGCCTCATCTACACCATCGAGGGCTCGGACGGCCAACCTACCGGCGTCTTCCGGATCGAGCGCAGCGCCATCGACAAGGCGCCCGTCCTCGAGGACGACGAAGACCTGCCGGCCAAGCAGGAGCCGCCCCGAGAGTAG